The following are encoded together in the Corynebacterium jeikeium genome:
- a CDS encoding DUF4177 domain-containing protein: protein MTKWEYVTVPLLTHATKQILDNWGQDGWELVSVLPGPTGEQHVAYMKRPLEQ from the coding sequence ATGACTAAATGGGAATACGTAACCGTACCGCTGCTCACTCACGCCACTAAGCAGATCCTGGATAACTGGGGTCAGGATGGCTGGGAGCTCGTTTCCGTCCTGCCCGGCCCGACCGGTGAGCAGCACGTTGCCTACATGAAGCGCCCGCTGGAGCAGTAG
- a CDS encoding PLP-dependent cysteine synthase family protein produces the protein MKISTRTTHSAMSGAGGESAHPAVCTVAPPRVSTKICDLIGNTPALELCRTGTGSRLILKLDCFNPTGSVKIRMAMEMVQGAERAGLLRPGSRIVEPTSGNTGLGLAIAASQRGYRFTAVVDHHAAKDKLDAMRALGAELIFVGSPDTSKPSTVARRSMAKHIVESDPNAWWPDQHNNPDNPGGYAQLAHELSAQCSDGVDVLVAAVGTGGTLCGTTRELRRMGHEAKTVGVEPEGSIIFGGPAGSYKQSGAGAPGGFTIGQNVDYALIDQQIKVGDVKAFATSRVLARRHGLMVGGTAGAAVHEGLQTLQTCAANSTVVVLVCDAGEKYLDTVFNDAWLDSHGLRSEIAERHVENMLRAYRDSRSLCAGCQAPRCSAVRR, from the coding sequence ATGAAAATCTCAACTCGCACTACCCACTCAGCGATGAGCGGCGCGGGCGGCGAGTCGGCGCACCCTGCCGTGTGCACGGTTGCCCCGCCGCGCGTCAGCACCAAAATCTGCGACCTGATCGGCAACACACCCGCACTGGAGCTTTGCCGCACAGGCACCGGAAGCCGACTCATCCTCAAATTGGACTGCTTCAATCCCACCGGGAGCGTCAAAATCCGCATGGCGATGGAAATGGTGCAAGGCGCCGAGCGTGCCGGGCTCTTGCGCCCGGGTAGCCGGATCGTTGAACCCACCTCGGGAAACACAGGACTTGGCCTGGCTATCGCGGCCTCCCAGCGCGGGTACAGATTTACCGCAGTGGTGGATCATCATGCCGCCAAAGACAAACTCGATGCCATGCGTGCCCTCGGTGCCGAGCTGATTTTCGTCGGCTCACCGGACACGAGCAAGCCATCCACCGTAGCCCGGCGGAGCATGGCGAAGCACATCGTCGAATCCGACCCGAACGCCTGGTGGCCCGACCAACACAACAACCCGGACAACCCGGGCGGATATGCACAGCTCGCGCACGAGCTTTCCGCCCAATGTTCGGACGGCGTGGACGTGCTCGTCGCCGCCGTAGGCACGGGCGGCACCCTCTGCGGAACCACACGTGAACTTCGAAGGATGGGCCACGAGGCAAAAACGGTGGGCGTCGAGCCAGAAGGATCCATCATTTTCGGAGGACCGGCTGGCTCCTACAAACAGTCCGGCGCGGGTGCTCCCGGCGGCTTCACTATCGGGCAGAACGTGGATTATGCCCTAATCGATCAGCAGATCAAGGTAGGCGACGTCAAGGCATTCGCCACCTCGCGCGTACTCGCCCGGCGACACGGACTAATGGTTGGAGGAACTGCCGGGGCAGCAGTCCATGAGGGGCTGCAGACCTTGCAGACCTGCGCCGCGAACAGCACTGTTGTAGTGCTTGTTTGCGACGCTGGGGAGAAATACCTGGACACAGTGTTTAACGACGCATGGTTGGATAGCCACGGGCTGCGCTCCGAGATCGCAGAGCGGCACGTGGAGAACATGCTGCGCGCCTACCGCGATTCGCGTTCCTTGTGCGCCGGCTGCCAGGCGCCACGATGCAGCGCGGTGCGGAGATGA
- a CDS encoding Y4yA family PLP-dependent enzyme: MRELASGPFHVLYPAQLRTNLRDFATTAQDMNVDCTVFFARKANKAECWLQEIAAADQGVDVASGPELVGALAGGIRGTKLVITGAEKADNLLWLGIRHGCTIAADSPGELQRILDITRRETSAHHTDGHTRVLLRILPAEQTESRFGCTPQEWSACISGLPELGKHVDIVGSCFHLNEYSSEQRGKEAHRSLDFMRELRRKGWRADTLDIGGGFSVRYSADADWEAFQPTLTDASAFHAGHTPSTSYPYGGEKATGPEMLRAILNTPTKQVDGQTLAERLRTEGVKLALEPGRALLAGCGLTVFPVQGVKSAETERKSPDLNPQENSHYRYQILTAAGLSMSLSEQWKSSEFLPDPTLWPQREGTPTRACVGGSSCMEYDMLTWRTICFPRAPKRGDLLIYHNTAGYQMDKNESSFHQLPLPSRFVWDSSVPTIRHDHPLHVEL, translated from the coding sequence ATGCGGGAGTTGGCGTCGGGTCCCTTCCATGTGCTGTATCCAGCGCAACTGCGCACCAATCTGAGGGACTTTGCCACCACGGCACAGGATATGAACGTGGACTGCACTGTGTTCTTCGCACGCAAGGCGAACAAGGCCGAGTGTTGGCTGCAGGAAATCGCCGCTGCAGATCAAGGCGTAGATGTAGCCAGCGGACCGGAGCTCGTCGGCGCTCTGGCCGGAGGAATTCGCGGGACAAAACTAGTGATCACCGGCGCGGAAAAAGCAGACAATCTGCTGTGGCTGGGTATCCGTCACGGGTGCACAATCGCAGCGGATTCGCCCGGCGAACTGCAAAGAATACTAGACATCACCCGAAGGGAAACGTCTGCACACCACACCGACGGCCACACACGCGTGCTGCTGCGCATTCTGCCCGCCGAGCAGACTGAGAGCCGCTTCGGCTGTACACCTCAAGAGTGGTCAGCGTGCATTTCGGGTCTGCCTGAACTCGGGAAACACGTCGATATCGTCGGCTCCTGCTTTCATCTCAACGAATACAGCTCCGAGCAAAGGGGCAAAGAAGCGCACCGCAGCCTGGACTTTATGCGTGAGCTGCGCCGCAAAGGGTGGCGAGCGGACACTCTGGACATCGGTGGGGGATTTTCAGTTCGCTACAGCGCCGACGCAGACTGGGAAGCATTCCAACCCACGTTGACGGACGCGAGCGCTTTCCACGCAGGCCACACTCCCAGCACCTCCTATCCCTATGGCGGGGAAAAGGCAACCGGACCGGAGATGTTGCGCGCCATTCTGAACACCCCTACCAAACAGGTCGACGGGCAGACCCTCGCAGAGCGATTGCGCACCGAGGGCGTAAAGCTGGCACTCGAACCTGGAAGAGCGCTCCTAGCTGGCTGCGGACTCACCGTGTTCCCGGTACAAGGAGTCAAAAGCGCAGAGACTGAACGCAAATCCCCAGATCTCAATCCGCAAGAGAATTCGCACTACAGGTACCAGATACTCACCGCTGCAGGACTCAGCATGAGCCTGTCCGAGCAATGGAAATCCAGCGAATTCTTGCCCGATCCCACCCTTTGGCCACAGCGCGAAGGCACCCCTACGCGCGCGTGTGTCGGCGGATCAAGCTGCATGGAATACGACATGCTCACCTGGAGAACCATCTGCTTTCCCCGCGCACCCAAGCGTGGCGACCTGCTGATTTACCACAACACGGCTGGATACCAGATGGACAAGAACGAAAGCTCTTTCCACCAGCTACCGCTCCCCAGCCGCTTCGTCTGGGATAGCTCAGTCCCCACCATTCGTCATGATCACCCCCTGCATGTGGAACTCTGA
- a CDS encoding metallophosphoesterase yields the protein MLTPANVLKSALGVGAAGAAVAAASYKETLKFQHHEVTVPLLEPGTLPDDWDSFRLLHVSDLHMLDKQKHKQEWVAALDRLDPDLVVNTGDNLGEEDGVPGVLRALGPLLERPGVFVFGSNDYFAPRPVNPFIYLLGKKRKPSQVQLPWKGMRAAFIERGWHDASNATVEFAIDPAATGSLTSPEKIKLAIAGVDDPHHELDDYSRIAGRPNSDADLAIGLSHSPEPRVLDRFAADGYQLVLSGHTHGGQLCLPGGRAIVTNCGIDRSRARGLSRWTERMWLHVTNGLGSSKYVPFRIFCRPSATLIHIVEKPAG from the coding sequence CTGCTCACCCCCGCCAACGTGCTGAAAAGCGCGCTCGGAGTTGGGGCGGCCGGCGCGGCGGTCGCTGCGGCGTCATATAAAGAAACCCTAAAATTCCAGCATCACGAGGTAACAGTGCCGCTGCTTGAGCCCGGCACGCTACCCGACGATTGGGATAGCTTCCGACTGCTGCACGTCAGCGACCTGCACATGCTGGACAAGCAGAAGCACAAGCAGGAATGGGTCGCCGCGCTGGACCGCCTGGACCCGGACCTGGTGGTCAACACGGGCGACAACCTCGGCGAGGAGGACGGCGTGCCGGGAGTACTCCGCGCGCTCGGGCCACTGCTGGAACGACCCGGCGTGTTCGTTTTCGGCAGCAACGACTACTTCGCGCCGCGCCCCGTGAACCCCTTCATCTACCTGCTGGGCAAGAAGCGCAAGCCCTCCCAGGTGCAGCTGCCATGGAAGGGGATGCGCGCGGCCTTCATCGAACGCGGCTGGCACGACGCCTCGAACGCCACCGTCGAGTTCGCCATCGACCCCGCCGCGACGGGCTCCCTGACCAGTCCAGAAAAGATCAAGCTGGCCATCGCGGGCGTGGACGACCCTCACCATGAGCTGGACGATTACTCGCGGATCGCGGGGCGCCCTAATAGTGACGCCGACCTGGCCATCGGGCTGAGCCACTCCCCGGAACCGCGCGTCCTGGACCGCTTCGCCGCCGATGGATACCAGCTGGTGCTGAGCGGTCACACGCACGGCGGGCAGCTATGCCTGCCGGGTGGGCGCGCCATTGTGACGAATTGCGGCATCGACAGGAGCCGGGCGCGCGGGCTTTCCCGCTGGACCGAGCGCATGTGGCTGCATGTGACCAACGGGCTGGGCAGCTCTAAGTACGTGCCTTTCCGCATTTTCTGCCGCCCGTCGGCGACGTTGATCCACATTGTGGAGAAGCCGGCGGGCTAA
- a CDS encoding transglycosylase domain-containing protein gives MVIAVDAPKPFLKLFLAILAGGVLLAAAILPFAGAGGWVVNASTDAMNSNVQDISENNSVPLRSRITDRDGKTIAWVYNQNRTEVPSDKISQAMKDSIVAIEDRRFYQHKGVDIRGTLRAAAANFSSGGVSEGASTINQQYVKNYLWLIEAENEDEAAQAIETSLPRKLREMKMAGDLDDKLSKDEILTRYLNLVSFGNSAFGVQAAAQTYFGVNASDLNDNQAAFLAGIVQSTSALDPYTNPEGAKQRRDAVLQARVNADSLSQAKADELSSKPLGVLKEPKVPSNGCIGAGGSGFFCDYVLEYLDKKGISKDEVAKGGYTIRTTLDAQAQKQAETAARSKVSPDQEGVSAATNYIAPKDGKHQVVAMASSREYGLSQDERETVLPLPHSLQGHGAGSVFKIFAAAAALEDGMGLNTNLAVPTRAEVEGMGAGGAPGCPPNKYCVENAGSYKPNMTLKEALATSPNTPFIEMAEKLGMKRITDIAIKLGLRSYKNEGSFDGEHSVEEYIKDNNLGSFVLGPTAVDPLELSNVAASLADHGRWCEPTPVLSVKDRNGKKVKMEKADCEQAIDKKIADALANGLGSDVQQGTASASARATGWSGPLSAKTGTTETSFSAAFLGFTSGWAGSSYIFNDGGTAKNLCTAPVRQCGNGNLYGGNEPAQIFFEASKPMIKKYGGGKLPSYDKKYDAGTNPGKWGAPASTGETGGGASSGGNSAPAPQAPQGQGELDLPPEIRRGLDDLDDFLNQLR, from the coding sequence ATGGTGATAGCCGTGGACGCACCGAAGCCATTTCTGAAACTGTTCCTCGCCATCCTGGCCGGTGGCGTGCTGCTGGCCGCTGCCATCCTGCCGTTTGCAGGCGCGGGTGGCTGGGTAGTAAACGCCAGTACGGACGCGATGAACTCCAACGTGCAGGACATCTCCGAGAACAACTCGGTGCCACTGCGCTCGCGGATAACTGACAGGGATGGCAAGACAATCGCCTGGGTGTACAACCAGAACCGCACAGAGGTGCCGTCAGACAAGATCTCCCAGGCAATGAAAGACAGCATCGTTGCCATCGAGGATCGCCGCTTCTACCAGCACAAAGGCGTGGATATCCGCGGCACCCTGCGCGCCGCAGCGGCGAATTTCTCCAGCGGTGGGGTCTCGGAGGGCGCGTCGACGATTAACCAGCAGTATGTGAAGAACTACCTGTGGCTAATCGAGGCGGAGAACGAGGACGAGGCTGCTCAGGCCATCGAAACCTCTCTACCCCGCAAGCTGCGCGAAATGAAGATGGCTGGCGACTTGGACGACAAGCTGTCCAAAGACGAAATCCTGACGCGCTACCTGAACCTGGTCTCCTTCGGCAACAGCGCCTTCGGCGTTCAAGCCGCGGCGCAAACCTACTTCGGCGTGAACGCGTCGGACCTGAATGACAATCAGGCGGCCTTCTTGGCTGGAATCGTGCAATCCACCAGCGCACTGGATCCGTACACCAACCCAGAGGGCGCGAAGCAGCGGCGAGACGCGGTACTGCAGGCACGTGTGAACGCGGATAGCCTGTCGCAGGCCAAGGCGGACGAGCTCTCGAGCAAGCCGCTGGGCGTACTAAAAGAGCCGAAGGTTCCCTCCAACGGCTGCATCGGCGCCGGCGGCTCCGGGTTCTTCTGCGATTACGTGCTGGAGTACCTGGATAAGAAGGGCATCTCCAAGGACGAGGTGGCTAAGGGCGGTTACACGATCCGCACCACGCTGGACGCACAGGCGCAGAAGCAGGCGGAAACGGCCGCCCGCAGCAAGGTTTCGCCAGACCAAGAGGGCGTATCGGCCGCCACGAATTACATCGCACCCAAGGATGGCAAGCACCAGGTGGTGGCCATGGCCTCCTCGCGCGAGTATGGGCTAAGCCAGGACGAGCGGGAGACCGTACTGCCGCTACCGCACTCACTGCAGGGGCACGGCGCCGGCTCCGTGTTCAAGATCTTTGCGGCCGCGGCTGCGCTGGAAGACGGCATGGGGCTTAACACTAACCTCGCGGTGCCTACCCGCGCCGAGGTTGAAGGCATGGGCGCAGGTGGCGCACCGGGCTGCCCGCCGAACAAGTACTGCGTGGAAAACGCGGGCTCCTACAAGCCCAACATGACGCTGAAGGAAGCCTTAGCAACCAGTCCGAACACCCCCTTCATCGAGATGGCGGAGAAGCTGGGCATGAAGCGCATCACGGACATAGCTATCAAGCTAGGCTTGCGCTCCTACAAGAATGAGGGCAGCTTCGACGGCGAACACTCCGTGGAGGAATACATCAAGGACAACAACCTTGGTTCCTTCGTGCTGGGCCCCACAGCCGTCGACCCACTGGAGCTTTCCAACGTGGCCGCCAGCCTGGCCGACCACGGCCGCTGGTGCGAACCCACGCCCGTGCTGTCCGTAAAGGACCGCAATGGCAAAAAGGTAAAAATGGAGAAGGCGGACTGCGAGCAGGCCATCGACAAGAAGATCGCCGATGCGCTGGCAAACGGCCTGGGCAGCGACGTGCAGCAGGGCACTGCCTCTGCTTCCGCCCGCGCGACCGGCTGGAGCGGACCGCTGTCCGCCAAGACGGGTACGACGGAAACCAGCTTTTCCGCGGCGTTCCTGGGCTTCACCTCCGGTTGGGCTGGATCCTCCTACATCTTTAACGACGGAGGCACGGCGAAGAACCTGTGCACCGCGCCTGTGCGCCAATGCGGCAACGGCAACCTCTACGGCGGTAACGAGCCCGCACAGATTTTCTTCGAGGCCTCGAAGCCGATGATCAAGAAGTACGGTGGCGGCAAGCTGCCCTCCTACGACAAGAAGTACGACGCAGGCACAAACCCCGGCAAGTGGGGAGCGCCCGCATCCACCGGCGAAACGGGTGGTGGCGCCTCGAGTGGCGGCAACTCCGCACCCGCCCCGCAGGCACCACAGGGCCAAGGGGAGCTGGACCTCCCGCCGGAGATCCGCCGCGGCCTCGATGACCTCGATGACTTTCTGAACCAGCTCCGCTAG
- a CDS encoding RidA family protein, which produces MAQQNFRQKLEELGLQLPPVAAPVAAYVPAVRSGNMVYTSGQLPFVDGQLPVTGLVGAEVTEEQAYDAARTAALNAIAAIDDLVGIDNIERIVKVNGFVASTADFGGQPGVINGASELLGEIFGEAGVHARAAVGVAALPLNAPVEVEIVAQISA; this is translated from the coding sequence ATGGCACAGCAGAACTTTCGCCAAAAGTTAGAAGAGCTCGGACTGCAGCTACCTCCGGTGGCGGCTCCCGTCGCGGCTTATGTACCGGCCGTGCGTAGCGGGAACATGGTCTACACCTCTGGCCAGCTGCCCTTCGTGGACGGCCAGCTGCCCGTCACGGGCTTGGTCGGTGCTGAGGTGACTGAAGAGCAGGCTTATGACGCCGCCCGTACCGCCGCGCTGAACGCTATTGCCGCCATTGACGACCTGGTGGGTATCGATAACATCGAACGGATCGTGAAGGTCAACGGATTTGTTGCCTCTACCGCGGACTTCGGTGGACAGCCAGGCGTGATCAACGGCGCCTCCGAACTTTTGGGGGAGATCTTTGGCGAGGCCGGTGTGCATGCCCGCGCCGCAGTCGGTGTGGCCGCACTGCCACTGAATGCCCCCGTAGAGGTAGAAATCGTCGCGCAGATCAGCGCATAA
- a CDS encoding ornithine cyclodeaminase — MEHLANSGPSLRVLTRSDLADIELPPEQVIRAVEDGYLALESGASRCPTKMMIDLPVESRDSIAFSMLGFDAARDLVGYKTSYRKGSDNRDQYYTTITLYDDETGLPYALMDCQKIGASRTPATTALIARECARSGATSVTMLGTGLQSMNTLAYLLTVLPNLQHLRLHGTHPEGVKDTLDVLQRWFPDRSVELIGTAKSLNNTSSDSISHAVTSAREIIAADTDAVRDAVSTSDITVVASGRAWHPKIHTSWIPEGGLLISVASKGVADGAVAEADRVIATSKGQFDLVGQRLLQGRNVQLDATLPDILASQVPGRISDSERIFAFCSGMIVTDIPIAHELAVRAFSAGRGSEVTLWS, encoded by the coding sequence ATGGAACACCTAGCCAATTCCGGCCCATCGCTACGTGTCCTCACTCGTAGTGATCTCGCAGATATAGAACTCCCTCCCGAACAAGTCATCCGAGCAGTCGAAGATGGCTACCTTGCACTGGAGTCCGGCGCCTCCCGCTGCCCTACAAAGATGATGATCGACCTCCCCGTAGAGAGTCGCGACTCAATCGCCTTTTCCATGCTCGGTTTCGACGCCGCGCGAGACCTCGTTGGTTACAAGACCTCATACCGCAAAGGCAGCGACAACCGCGACCAGTACTACACCACAATTACCCTGTACGACGACGAAACCGGTCTGCCTTACGCCCTCATGGACTGCCAGAAAATCGGCGCCTCCCGCACTCCGGCAACCACCGCGCTCATCGCCCGCGAATGCGCACGCTCCGGCGCCACCTCCGTAACGATGCTCGGAACCGGGCTGCAGAGTATGAACACGCTGGCATATCTGCTCACCGTCCTGCCGAATCTCCAGCATCTCCGCTTACACGGCACCCATCCCGAGGGCGTCAAGGACACACTTGACGTTCTGCAACGCTGGTTCCCGGACCGCTCCGTCGAACTCATCGGAACTGCCAAATCACTGAATAACACGAGCTCAGATAGCATTTCTCACGCAGTGACCTCAGCTCGCGAAATCATCGCCGCGGACACCGACGCCGTGCGCGATGCAGTCTCGACCAGCGACATCACCGTGGTGGCGTCAGGTCGTGCGTGGCACCCAAAGATTCATACCAGCTGGATTCCCGAGGGTGGACTGTTAATCTCCGTAGCCTCGAAGGGTGTAGCCGATGGCGCCGTCGCGGAAGCCGACCGTGTCATCGCAACCAGCAAAGGGCAGTTCGACCTCGTCGGTCAGAGGCTCCTCCAGGGGCGCAATGTGCAGCTCGACGCCACTCTCCCAGACATCCTCGCCAGCCAGGTTCCGGGTCGTATCAGCGACTCTGAACGCATCTTCGCTTTCTGCAGCGGAATGATCGTTACGGACATTCCCATCGCTCACGAACTCGCCGTACGGGCGTTTTCCGCAGGAAGGGGAAGCGAGGTCACACTGTGGAGCTAG
- a CDS encoding WhiB family transcriptional regulator, whose product MTASLARTKVTSGSKPTCQPAEQITTRESFNNRGEWITQAHCRNVDPDELFVKGAAQRKAVAICRHCPVVLQCRADALDNKVEFGVWGGMTERQRRALLRKHPEITSWADFFAGQLEAASATKK is encoded by the coding sequence ATGACTGCATCGCTTGCCCGCACGAAGGTGACCAGCGGCTCCAAGCCGACCTGCCAGCCTGCTGAACAGATTACGACCCGCGAGTCCTTTAATAATCGCGGCGAGTGGATCACTCAGGCGCACTGCCGCAACGTGGATCCGGACGAGCTTTTTGTAAAGGGCGCTGCCCAGCGTAAGGCTGTGGCCATCTGCCGCCACTGCCCCGTCGTGCTGCAGTGCCGCGCCGATGCCCTGGACAACAAGGTGGAGTTTGGCGTGTGGGGTGGCATGACTGAGCGCCAGCGCCGTGCGCTGCTGCGCAAGCACCCCGAGATCACCAGCTGGGCGGACTTCTTCGCCGGCCAGCTCGAAGCTGCCAGCGCTACGAAGAAGTAA
- a CDS encoding ABC transporter substrate-binding protein: MARAVVSAVAAASLFMTAACSASDEPHSTISGEKQQITDILGRNVEVPKKVERILMGGQRMLYTTAILNKENPLQGIVAWPDDLQQNDPGTYKKYQQKFSKIGDIKQTGEVYDGSMSLEQALESRPDVFIVSANSFEAAQDAGIIDGLEKAGIPTVTVDYFTDPVKNTVPSVRLLGKVLGYEKEAEKYARFYESKVDMVHDRLEKAKATPTPTFLWRAPGYFDCCSTFAKSNLAQLVTAAGGKNLGDDMIEGKQGQVSPEALAGKDPDVIIATGADWTDAKQQPKKTGFIPLGYDESADQAARDFQRVVNGQPVLKEMRAVKDKRAYAAWHHFYDSPYNYLAIEWFAKAMHPDLFADIDPQADMKELHEKFLPVEASGTFWTGLP, from the coding sequence ATGGCTCGCGCAGTTGTCTCGGCCGTCGCCGCCGCCAGCCTCTTCATGACCGCCGCCTGCAGCGCCAGCGACGAACCACACTCCACAATCAGCGGAGAAAAACAGCAGATCACCGACATCCTCGGACGCAATGTTGAGGTTCCGAAGAAGGTCGAGCGGATCCTCATGGGCGGGCAGAGAATGCTCTACACCACCGCTATCCTCAACAAGGAAAACCCGCTCCAGGGGATCGTCGCCTGGCCCGATGACCTGCAGCAGAACGATCCCGGCACGTACAAAAAGTACCAACAGAAATTCTCGAAGATCGGGGATATCAAGCAGACCGGCGAGGTTTACGACGGTTCGATGTCCCTCGAGCAGGCCCTGGAGTCCCGCCCAGATGTCTTCATTGTCTCTGCGAACAGTTTCGAGGCAGCCCAAGACGCTGGCATCATCGACGGCCTTGAAAAGGCTGGAATCCCCACCGTCACCGTCGACTACTTCACCGACCCGGTGAAAAACACCGTGCCGAGCGTGCGCTTGCTCGGCAAAGTGCTCGGGTACGAAAAGGAGGCGGAGAAGTACGCCCGGTTCTACGAATCCAAGGTGGACATGGTTCACGACCGGTTGGAAAAAGCCAAAGCCACTCCCACCCCAACCTTCCTCTGGCGAGCTCCCGGCTACTTCGACTGCTGCTCCACTTTCGCCAAGTCCAACCTGGCTCAATTAGTCACCGCAGCGGGTGGCAAGAACCTGGGAGACGACATGATTGAAGGTAAGCAAGGCCAGGTCTCCCCCGAAGCGCTGGCTGGAAAAGACCCGGACGTCATCATCGCCACCGGCGCTGACTGGACTGATGCCAAGCAGCAGCCAAAAAAGACTGGCTTTATCCCCCTCGGTTACGACGAGTCCGCCGATCAGGCAGCCCGGGATTTTCAGCGCGTCGTTAACGGGCAACCTGTCCTCAAGGAAATGCGAGCCGTCAAGGACAAGAGAGCCTACGCCGCGTGGCATCACTTCTACGACTCTCCGTACAACTACCTGGCCATCGAGTGGTTCGCCAAGGCCATGCACCCCGACCTGTTTGCCGACATTGACCCGCAGGCTGACATGAAGGAACTGCACGAAAAATTCCTCCCCGTGGAGGCGAGCGGCACCTTCTGGACTGGTTTGCCATGA
- a CDS encoding MATE family efflux transporter, with protein MNSIQKYREVLGISLPIAGVQLAGVALTTTDVLMLQSVGVLAIAGGGLAMQLYNQIRTMCVGMVTASSNLVAEAAAEMEREEASSQPSEEGAERIRRAVRSSFAVGTGTAVLGALLVITFGALVLALPIDEQVAHLTFAMTLTLAPGLIPMLWLNVLRQFAVGMRKPGSLLAITLVSIFVNIALNWSFMAWATSDTWKVAGIGLSTTTVQLFTLLAFRVVVLRIPELQPYFQVLPRAGDGETIRHLVRLGVPVSLTYGSEAAITTIAGLAMGTLSPQMLAAHNVVNQLAYIVYQVCIGFSHGGSVLITRARAEGANAVRAVTRRVLLVVVVYLGIMGALWLLLGRWILRPFLGSADATTFHIAVLLLCLAVLQQFSKGIQNVTVGLLRGLKDTTSGLRCTLIGYWLVGVPGILVMGKLLRWEGYGVWWGLIAGFATTAVLLLRTYSRRLASIS; from the coding sequence TTGAACTCCATTCAGAAGTACCGCGAAGTCCTTGGAATTTCCCTTCCCATCGCCGGGGTGCAGCTCGCCGGGGTGGCGCTGACCACCACGGACGTCCTGATGCTGCAATCCGTGGGGGTGCTGGCGATCGCTGGCGGTGGCTTGGCCATGCAGCTATACAACCAGATCCGCACGATGTGCGTGGGCATGGTGACGGCCAGCTCAAATCTCGTGGCCGAGGCTGCGGCAGAGATGGAACGGGAAGAAGCCTCTAGTCAGCCCTCGGAGGAAGGCGCGGAGCGGATCCGGCGAGCCGTGCGATCCTCCTTCGCCGTGGGCACAGGCACTGCGGTCCTCGGCGCGCTACTGGTCATCACCTTCGGCGCACTGGTTCTTGCTCTGCCTATCGACGAGCAGGTCGCCCATCTCACCTTCGCCATGACCCTCACATTGGCGCCGGGACTCATCCCCATGTTGTGGCTCAACGTCTTGCGCCAGTTCGCGGTGGGCATGCGCAAGCCTGGCTCCCTGCTTGCCATCACGCTGGTATCAATCTTCGTCAACATCGCCCTGAACTGGTCGTTTATGGCTTGGGCAACGTCGGACACATGGAAGGTGGCGGGCATCGGGCTATCCACGACCACCGTCCAACTTTTCACGTTGCTAGCCTTCCGCGTGGTCGTGCTGCGTATACCCGAGCTGCAACCCTACTTTCAGGTTCTGCCCCGCGCCGGCGACGGGGAGACTATACGCCACCTCGTGCGCCTCGGAGTACCAGTTAGCCTGACCTATGGCTCGGAGGCAGCGATTACGACAATCGCCGGGTTGGCGATGGGAACCCTCAGCCCACAGATGTTGGCAGCGCACAACGTTGTCAACCAGCTAGCGTACATCGTCTACCAGGTTTGCATCGGCTTCTCCCATGGCGGGTCGGTGCTCATCACGAGGGCACGAGCCGAAGGCGCCAACGCGGTGCGCGCGGTAACCCGGCGCGTGCTACTCGTCGTGGTCGTGTACCTGGGGATTATGGGCGCACTGTGGCTTCTGCTGGGTCGCTGGATACTGCGCCCGTTCCTGGGAAGTGCAGACGCCACCACCTTCCACATCGCCGTCCTGCTTCTGTGCCTCGCCGTGCTTCAGCAGTTCTCTAAGGGAATTCAGAACGTGACAGTGGGTTTGCTGAGGGGGCTCAAGGACACCACTTCCGGGCTGCGCTGCACTCTCATTGGATATTGGCTAGTCGGCGTACCCGGAATTCTGGTGATGGGCAAGCTCCTTAGGTGGGAGGGCTACGGCGTGTGGTGGGGACTGATCGCGGGCTTCGCAACCACTGCCGTGCTGCTATTGCGGACCTATTCTCGACGCCTCGCTTCAATTTCCTAA